Proteins from a genomic interval of Rubinisphaera italica:
- a CDS encoding Gfo/Idh/MocA family oxidoreductase: protein MTSEQTPSRRDFMKSSAAMAAGTAVLSGALAPSRVFAAGDDTIKIGLIGCGGRGSGAASQALKTAGKVELHAMGDMFGDQLEKSLGRITADVKGNDTAIVNVAEERRFTGFDAYKQVLESGVDLVILATPPGFRPIHFEAAINAGKNVFMEKPVATDVAGVNKVLSVARKAKEDNLKVGVGLQRHHQLTYRDIIKRIQDGEIGDVIAQRVYWNGGGVWDPRKTREQVSTEMEYQLRNWYYYNWLCGDHITEQHIHNLDVGNWIKGAYPVRAEGMGGREVRTDKKYGEIYDHHAVEFTYEDGTKMFSQCRHIPNCWNSVSEWAHGTKGHANVSGSSYELSDGNKYRYRGDKNDPYQTEHDDLFNAIRNNISYNEAEYGAMSTATSLLGRAATYSGKSVVMTDLLASNQSIMPKEFAMNADPPTLPNKDGVYAVPVPGVYKPY, encoded by the coding sequence ATGACATCCGAACAAACTCCGTCCCGACGCGACTTCATGAAATCCTCTGCAGCGATGGCTGCCGGGACAGCTGTGCTCTCCGGTGCACTGGCCCCGAGCCGAGTGTTTGCTGCTGGCGATGACACAATCAAAATCGGCCTGATTGGCTGTGGTGGACGCGGCAGCGGTGCCGCCAGCCAGGCTCTGAAAACAGCCGGAAAAGTCGAACTGCACGCCATGGGCGACATGTTCGGCGATCAACTTGAAAAAAGCCTGGGCCGAATCACTGCTGACGTTAAAGGCAACGACACTGCTATTGTCAATGTCGCAGAGGAACGTCGCTTCACTGGTTTCGACGCTTACAAACAGGTCCTCGAATCGGGTGTCGATCTTGTCATTCTGGCAACGCCTCCCGGTTTCCGTCCGATTCATTTTGAAGCTGCCATCAATGCCGGCAAGAATGTATTCATGGAAAAACCAGTCGCAACCGATGTTGCTGGTGTGAATAAAGTTCTGAGTGTTGCCCGCAAGGCGAAAGAAGATAATCTGAAGGTCGGCGTTGGTCTGCAACGTCACCATCAGTTGACTTATCGCGATATCATCAAACGAATTCAGGATGGTGAAATCGGCGATGTGATCGCACAACGAGTCTACTGGAACGGCGGTGGTGTCTGGGATCCTCGCAAAACTCGCGAGCAGGTTTCTACAGAAATGGAATACCAACTCCGTAACTGGTACTACTACAACTGGTTGTGTGGTGATCACATCACCGAACAACACATTCACAACCTCGATGTCGGTAACTGGATCAAGGGGGCTTACCCGGTTCGAGCCGAAGGCATGGGGGGACGTGAAGTTCGTACCGACAAAAAGTATGGTGAAATCTACGATCACCATGCCGTCGAGTTCACTTACGAAGATGGCACGAAGATGTTCAGCCAGTGCCGTCACATTCCTAACTGCTGGAACTCTGTTTCCGAATGGGCTCACGGCACCAAAGGTCATGCCAATGTTTCCGGCAGCTCTTACGAGTTGAGCGATGGCAACAAGTACCGCTATCGCGGTGATAAGAACGATCCTTATCAGACCGAGCACGACGATCTGTTCAATGCGATTCGCAACAACATCAGCTACAACGAAGCCGAATACGGTGCCATGAGCACGGCGACTTCTCTGCTGGGGCGAGCCGCAACTTACTCTGGCAAATCGGTTGTTATGACAGACTTGCTGGCATCGAACCAAAGCATCATGCCGAAAGAATTTGCCATGAATGCCGATCCTCCGACACTGCCAAACAAAGACGGCGTCTACGCTGTCCCGGTTCCAGGTGTTTACAAACCTTATTAA
- a CDS encoding branched-chain amino acid aminotransferase, whose product MNIAHALYHDEAGFIVSAELVLISTICVVGLVVGLSEVAWGVNEELEDVGSAFGSVNQSFAYRGAAGCKGAVAGSYFGDEYDYCDSQWNLACDSQPTAESY is encoded by the coding sequence ATGAACATTGCACACGCGTTATACCACGATGAAGCCGGCTTCATCGTTTCTGCAGAACTGGTCCTGATCTCGACGATTTGCGTCGTCGGCCTGGTGGTCGGCTTGTCGGAAGTGGCCTGGGGCGTGAACGAAGAACTCGAGGATGTTGGCTCGGCCTTCGGCAGCGTTAACCAAAGCTTCGCCTACCGCGGAGCAGCCGGCTGCAAAGGAGCAGTGGCGGGAAGTTACTTCGGAGATGAATACGACTACTGCGACAGCCAATGGAATTTGGCCTGCGACTCTCAGCCGACTGCGGAAAGTTATTAA
- a CDS encoding branched-chain amino acid aminotransferase: MTQLINALYNDEAGFIVSAELVLVATIAVLGMVVGLSEVAFNVNQELEDVGSAFGSINQNFHYNGTAGHKGGIAGSKYNDEWDQCDDSCDVSCDVAPTGESY; this comes from the coding sequence ATGACTCAACTCATCAACGCTCTTTACAACGACGAAGCTGGTTTCATTGTTTCTGCTGAACTCGTTCTCGTTGCCACGATTGCCGTGCTCGGAATGGTTGTCGGACTTTCCGAAGTCGCTTTCAACGTAAATCAGGAACTCGAAGACGTCGGATCAGCTTTTGGCTCAATCAATCAGAACTTCCACTACAACGGAACAGCCGGTCACAAAGGCGGAATCGCTGGCAGCAAATACAACGACGAATGGGATCAGTGCGATGATTCCTGCGACGTGAGCTGCGATGTCGCCCCAACCGGCGAAAGCTACTAA
- the tig gene encoding trigger factor, giving the protein MTEEVQDANGSEDVAVAEKSGSLDLKVDIKDIGPCKKHISVTITEADIQQLRDETVEDLSRDTAVPGFRAGKVPKDLLAKRFKKEISDQLKQKLLLQSLEQVSEDHDLDPINEPELDVENLEVPDSGDFDYEFEVEVRPVFEVPDYENMTIRRPVREISEDDVAQARARYLSSFTQVAPYDGAAESGDYVVCDCEFTHNGEVIREFEEITLKLRPTLRFWDAEVEGFDEKMAGAKADDVKEFDLTISREANDVEMRDETVHAKLTVLDVKRLEVPEIDDEMLERVGAESAEGFDALLKQSLERQVTYEQRQKTREQVLEKITESASWDLPEGLVRKHVDNALRREVLEMQQSGFSREQIRARESQLRQQSHSTTQQALKEHFVLDRIATDNDIECTSEDINIEVSYMAMQQGESPRKLRARLVKSGMIENLEAQIRERKAVEYILSKVKFDDVPMDDLLNDNVETVNKSITSNINDTTSEVESEEDGDE; this is encoded by the coding sequence GTGACGGAAGAAGTACAAGACGCCAATGGTTCGGAAGATGTTGCAGTCGCAGAAAAATCAGGCTCTCTGGACCTGAAAGTAGACATAAAGGACATCGGTCCCTGCAAAAAGCACATTTCTGTCACAATTACCGAAGCAGACATTCAGCAGCTTCGTGATGAAACGGTCGAAGACCTGAGTCGCGACACCGCTGTTCCCGGTTTCCGGGCGGGCAAGGTGCCAAAGGATCTGCTTGCCAAGCGATTCAAAAAGGAAATCTCAGATCAGCTGAAGCAAAAACTGCTTCTGCAGAGCTTGGAGCAGGTCTCCGAAGATCACGATCTGGATCCGATTAACGAGCCGGAACTGGATGTCGAAAATCTTGAAGTTCCTGATTCTGGCGATTTCGATTATGAATTCGAAGTCGAAGTTCGTCCGGTCTTCGAGGTTCCCGACTACGAAAACATGACAATTCGTCGTCCTGTGCGAGAAATCAGCGAAGACGATGTGGCTCAGGCGCGAGCACGGTACCTGTCCTCATTTACTCAGGTTGCACCTTATGATGGTGCTGCTGAGTCCGGCGATTATGTTGTGTGCGATTGCGAATTTACTCACAATGGTGAAGTTATTCGTGAGTTCGAGGAAATCACACTGAAGTTGCGACCAACGCTTCGCTTCTGGGATGCTGAAGTCGAAGGCTTCGACGAAAAAATGGCCGGTGCGAAAGCCGACGATGTCAAAGAATTCGATCTGACGATCTCTCGCGAAGCGAACGATGTCGAAATGCGTGACGAGACCGTTCATGCAAAATTGACTGTTTTAGATGTCAAACGACTCGAAGTTCCTGAAATTGATGACGAGATGCTTGAACGCGTTGGGGCAGAGAGTGCTGAAGGCTTTGATGCATTGCTCAAGCAGTCACTCGAACGTCAGGTGACTTACGAACAACGTCAGAAAACTCGCGAGCAGGTTCTGGAGAAGATTACGGAATCTGCTTCCTGGGATTTGCCGGAAGGCTTGGTTCGCAAGCACGTCGATAATGCTTTGCGACGTGAAGTCCTGGAAATGCAGCAAAGTGGTTTCAGTCGCGAGCAAATTCGTGCTCGTGAAAGCCAGTTGCGACAGCAGAGTCACTCAACAACTCAGCAGGCTTTGAAAGAGCACTTTGTTCTCGATCGAATTGCAACCGACAACGACATCGAGTGCACCAGCGAAGATATAAATATCGAAGTTTCCTACATGGCGATGCAGCAAGGCGAAAGTCCACGAAAACTTCGTGCCCGCTTGGTGAAAAGCGGAATGATCGAAAATCTGGAAGCTCAGATTCGCGAACGCAAAGCCGTCGAATACATTTTGTCGAAAGTAAAATTTGACGATGTGCCGATGGATGATCTGCTCAATGACAATGTGGAAACTGTCAATAAGTCGATCACGTCGAACATCAACGATACGACCAGTGAGGTCGAATCGGAAGAGGACGGTGACGAATAG
- the thrS gene encoding threonine--tRNA ligase, with product MIKINLPDGTSQEHEDHVTSLDIARGISERLANDVIAAEVNGSIVDAARPLTEFVEDTNAIDFRLLTVRDAESLGVLRHSCAHIMARAVMRLFPGTGLAFGPTTGHGFYYDFDVDQKISEDDFPRIEAEMSQIIKEGEPFERFNLPRGEAVELCEEMNQELKVEHLQTGLADHETLSFYRQGEFVDLCRGPHIPRAGKIKAFKLLSIAGSYWKGDKDSKPLQRLYGTAWFSKQDLASYLEQIEEAKRRDHRVLGKKLGLFQIDPSVGQGLCLWLPKGATVRVILEDFIKKELLDRGYDPVYSPHIGRVELYETSGHFPYYRDSQFAPIFGHDAGRIIDYCIRMLEEGELASEKEAALLQAAEIMGYERGDYEKATTAEEKISALRKWEKQQERYLLKPMNCPHHAMMYKSEPRSYRDLPVRLAEFGTVYRHEQTGELNGMLRVRGLTQDDAHLFCTPEQVEEEFRQTLQLVQYVLKSVGLDDYRIQLSGRDPNSDKYVGSVETWNQAEASLQKVLEDSGLRFEICEGEAAFYGPKADFMVRDAIGREWQLGTVQLDYTLPERFELEYTGADNKQHRPVMIHRAPFGSLERFVGMLIEHFAGAFPLWLAPEQIRVLPVTDKVADYAQDVLRQLKAKGFRASADMRSAKVNAKIRDAQLELIPYMLVVGPKEAEQGAVSVRDRIESKDLGMIPLAEAIEKLETEVREKTIRQQFKSTFQALEETSEESENEY from the coding sequence ATGATCAAGATCAATTTGCCGGATGGAACTTCTCAAGAGCATGAGGATCATGTGACCTCGCTCGATATTGCACGGGGCATTTCCGAGCGGCTCGCGAACGATGTGATTGCAGCCGAAGTGAATGGTTCGATTGTCGATGCCGCTCGTCCGCTGACGGAGTTTGTCGAGGATACGAATGCAATAGATTTTCGATTACTGACCGTTCGCGATGCAGAATCTCTCGGCGTTCTCCGTCATTCCTGTGCTCATATCATGGCTCGAGCGGTCATGCGGCTCTTCCCCGGAACCGGACTCGCCTTCGGCCCGACAACTGGTCATGGATTCTATTACGACTTCGATGTCGATCAGAAAATCAGTGAGGATGATTTCCCACGCATCGAAGCCGAGATGAGTCAGATTATCAAAGAAGGCGAGCCGTTTGAGCGCTTCAACCTGCCGCGAGGAGAAGCGGTTGAACTGTGCGAAGAGATGAATCAGGAACTCAAGGTCGAGCATTTGCAGACTGGGCTGGCTGATCACGAAACGCTCAGTTTTTATCGCCAGGGAGAATTCGTCGATTTATGTCGCGGTCCGCATATTCCCCGAGCAGGAAAAATCAAAGCGTTCAAGTTGCTTTCGATTGCAGGCTCATACTGGAAGGGTGATAAAGACAGCAAACCACTCCAGCGACTCTACGGAACAGCCTGGTTCAGCAAGCAGGATCTGGCCAGTTATCTGGAGCAGATTGAAGAAGCCAAACGCCGCGATCATCGCGTGCTTGGTAAAAAACTGGGCCTATTCCAGATTGACCCAAGTGTGGGACAAGGCCTGTGCCTCTGGTTACCGAAGGGGGCGACTGTTCGCGTGATTCTGGAAGATTTCATCAAGAAGGAACTTCTCGATCGCGGTTACGATCCCGTTTATTCACCGCACATTGGGCGCGTCGAACTTTATGAAACCAGCGGACATTTTCCATACTATCGTGACTCCCAATTTGCTCCGATCTTCGGACACGATGCTGGTCGGATTATCGATTATTGCATCCGTATGCTTGAAGAAGGGGAGTTGGCCTCCGAGAAAGAAGCGGCTCTTTTACAGGCCGCTGAGATCATGGGATACGAGCGGGGAGACTATGAGAAAGCGACGACCGCTGAGGAGAAGATCTCTGCGTTACGCAAGTGGGAAAAACAGCAGGAGCGATATCTTCTCAAGCCGATGAACTGCCCGCATCATGCGATGATGTATAAATCGGAGCCGCGAAGTTATCGTGATTTGCCGGTTCGGCTAGCGGAATTTGGAACGGTTTATCGCCACGAACAAACGGGCGAATTGAACGGGATGCTGCGAGTCCGTGGTTTGACTCAGGACGATGCCCACCTGTTCTGCACTCCCGAGCAGGTCGAGGAAGAATTCCGTCAAACACTGCAACTCGTGCAATACGTGCTGAAGAGCGTCGGCTTGGATGACTATCGGATTCAGCTTTCGGGACGCGATCCCAATAGCGACAAATATGTCGGTTCGGTAGAAACATGGAACCAGGCCGAAGCGAGTCTGCAGAAAGTTCTCGAAGATTCTGGACTGCGATTTGAAATCTGTGAAGGAGAAGCAGCTTTTTATGGTCCGAAAGCAGACTTTATGGTTCGGGATGCGATCGGACGCGAATGGCAACTCGGAACCGTTCAGCTCGACTACACTTTGCCGGAACGATTTGAGCTCGAATACACGGGTGCAGACAACAAACAGCATCGTCCTGTGATGATTCACCGCGCGCCATTTGGCTCACTCGAACGCTTCGTCGGCATGTTGATTGAACACTTCGCAGGAGCGTTTCCGCTCTGGCTGGCACCCGAACAGATCCGCGTGTTACCCGTGACTGATAAGGTAGCAGACTACGCTCAGGATGTGCTTCGTCAATTGAAAGCGAAAGGCTTCCGCGCGTCCGCTGATATGCGTTCTGCCAAAGTGAATGCAAAAATCCGCGATGCCCAACTGGAGTTGATTCCTTATATGCTGGTCGTCGGTCCCAAGGAAGCCGAACAAGGAGCAGTCTCGGTGCGAGATCGTATCGAATCCAAAGATCTCGGCATGATTCCACTGGCTGAAGCGATTGAAAAACTCGAGACGGAAGTTCGCGAGAAAACCATCCGTCAGCAATTCAAATCGACTTTCCAGGCTCTGGAAGAAACTTCCGAGGAAAGTGAAAACGAGTATTGA
- a CDS encoding PSD1 and planctomycete cytochrome C domain-containing protein gives MFLHRTSRLTPFAMMICCLWISLLDTSLPAAETEKVDFSADVRPILARRCYACHGTTIQEAGLALHNYESATEETESGIVAIVPGNVDESELVFRIEETDPDLRMPPAEHEPLTAQEIQTIKTWIAQGGEYNQHWAFQPIPEIAPPAIADVSNPIDRFIDSRLIKAGIEAAPQADRDTLIRRLYYDLIGLPPSPEEVAAFVNNSDPDAYEKLVNELLASPHYGERWARHWLDVVRYAETNSFERDGTKPNAWKYRDYVIRSFNEDKPYDQFLIEQLAGDELDEVTRETLIASGFYRLGIWDDEPADPLLARYDELDSIITTISQGMLGLTVNCARCHDHKIDPMPQTDYYRMLAFLDELTPYGRRGDEKTFSQSDVSDPELNAKYQSIENQLRDLRQRMYELEQTGVVKMSAEDQRATETGRRKKLLERKLKKYLDPEPWVQYEGMKEEERQLEEQMRQLPERETVMSVAKVELNRAPTTVMLRGNPHVPGDVVEPGFPELFGDADPQFSEAGPQPDRSGKRKAFAEWVASEKNRLTARVMVNRIWQHHFGRGIVRTPNNFGLLGAPPTHPDLLNWLAQEFMDQGWSMKSMHRLILMSNAYQRSSQSVDDSLDKDPNNDLFWRFDLRRLSAEEVRDSVLAVSGVLNEKLYGPSIYPDLSQEVLSTQSRPGEGWGKSSVVERNRRSVYIFIKRSLIPPELASFDFPDADVTCEARFTTIQPSQALAMINGEFLNDQAKQFAERLNKEAGDEVESKVRLGLKLVTTRKPTETDVSEGLQLIDTLQKEHGLSAEESLKYFCLYALNLNEFVFID, from the coding sequence ATGTTCTTACATCGAACCTCCCGATTAACCCCCTTTGCGATGATGATCTGTTGTCTGTGGATTTCATTACTTGATACCTCTCTACCTGCTGCTGAGACAGAGAAAGTCGATTTTTCTGCGGATGTCCGTCCGATTCTGGCTCGTCGCTGTTATGCCTGTCATGGGACGACGATTCAAGAAGCAGGCTTGGCACTGCACAATTATGAGTCCGCAACTGAAGAGACAGAATCGGGGATTGTGGCGATTGTGCCGGGGAATGTGGATGAGAGCGAATTGGTCTTTCGGATCGAAGAGACCGATCCCGATTTGCGGATGCCACCAGCTGAACATGAACCTTTGACGGCTCAAGAAATTCAAACGATTAAAACCTGGATTGCTCAAGGTGGCGAATATAATCAGCACTGGGCCTTTCAGCCGATTCCCGAGATCGCCCCCCCTGCCATTGCGGATGTTTCAAATCCGATCGATAGGTTTATTGATTCAAGATTGATCAAAGCCGGCATCGAAGCGGCTCCTCAGGCTGATCGCGACACATTAATCCGTCGGCTGTATTACGACTTAATCGGCCTGCCACCATCACCAGAAGAAGTGGCTGCGTTTGTCAATAATTCTGATCCTGACGCATATGAAAAACTCGTCAATGAACTTCTGGCTTCCCCGCATTATGGAGAACGCTGGGCACGTCACTGGCTCGATGTGGTGCGTTATGCAGAGACCAACAGTTTTGAGCGGGATGGCACGAAGCCGAATGCGTGGAAGTATCGCGATTATGTCATTCGCTCGTTCAATGAGGACAAGCCTTACGATCAGTTTTTGATCGAGCAACTGGCTGGTGATGAACTGGACGAAGTGACGCGAGAGACTTTAATCGCCAGCGGATTTTATCGGCTCGGCATCTGGGATGATGAACCAGCCGATCCCCTGCTCGCTCGCTATGACGAACTGGACAGCATCATCACAACGATCAGTCAGGGAATGCTCGGACTGACGGTAAATTGTGCCCGGTGTCACGATCACAAAATCGATCCGATGCCTCAGACGGATTATTATCGAATGTTGGCCTTTCTTGATGAGTTGACACCTTATGGACGGCGCGGCGATGAAAAAACATTTAGCCAAAGTGATGTCTCTGATCCTGAGTTGAATGCTAAATATCAGTCGATTGAAAATCAGCTACGCGACTTGCGACAACGCATGTATGAACTGGAGCAGACAGGCGTTGTGAAAATGTCGGCCGAGGATCAGCGGGCGACAGAAACCGGACGACGCAAAAAGCTGCTGGAACGAAAGCTAAAAAAATATCTCGATCCCGAGCCTTGGGTCCAGTACGAAGGAATGAAAGAGGAAGAACGTCAACTCGAAGAACAGATGCGTCAACTTCCAGAGCGGGAAACTGTGATGTCGGTTGCGAAAGTCGAATTGAATCGCGCTCCGACAACGGTGATGTTGCGTGGAAATCCGCATGTGCCGGGTGATGTTGTTGAACCCGGCTTTCCGGAGCTGTTTGGCGATGCGGATCCCCAATTTTCTGAGGCAGGACCTCAACCGGATCGAAGTGGCAAACGCAAGGCATTTGCAGAGTGGGTCGCCTCCGAAAAGAATCGACTAACCGCCCGTGTGATGGTCAATCGGATCTGGCAGCATCATTTTGGACGGGGTATTGTCCGCACACCGAACAACTTCGGTTTACTGGGGGCTCCGCCAACGCATCCGGATTTACTCAACTGGCTCGCCCAGGAGTTTATGGATCAGGGCTGGAGCATGAAGTCGATGCACCGGCTCATCCTGATGTCCAACGCGTATCAGAGATCTTCTCAGAGTGTAGATGACTCACTGGATAAAGATCCAAATAATGATCTCTTCTGGCGATTCGATTTACGGCGACTCAGCGCGGAAGAAGTGCGGGATTCTGTGTTAGCGGTCAGTGGAGTTTTGAATGAGAAACTGTATGGGCCGAGTATTTATCCTGACTTGTCACAAGAAGTTCTCTCGACACAATCCCGGCCTGGTGAAGGCTGGGGAAAATCGAGTGTTGTGGAACGGAATCGTCGCAGCGTTTATATCTTCATCAAACGCTCGCTGATTCCCCCCGAATTAGCCAGTTTTGATTTTCCCGATGCGGACGTGACCTGCGAAGCTCGCTTTACAACCATTCAACCTTCGCAGGCTCTGGCGATGATCAATGGTGAGTTTCTGAATGATCAAGCCAAACAGTTTGCCGAAAGATTGAATAAGGAAGCCGGGGACGAAGTAGAAAGCAAGGTTCGCCTCGGTCTGAAACTGGTGACGACTCGTAAACCGACCGAAACCGATGTGAGCGAGGGCTTGCAATTGATTGATACGCTGCAGAAAGAACATGGGCTCTCAGCCGAGGAATCGCTGAAATATTTCTGCCTGTATGCTCTGAATCTGAATGAATTTGTGTTCATAGATTAA
- a CDS encoding DUF1501 domain-containing protein, producing the protein MSNARNFCGRTRREFVWEAGAGFGSVALASMLGDDGFFNNAAQAASAENVPNQGPHHQPKALNVIFLFMYGGPSHIDTFDYKPKMNGMDGKTVDVKTFGRGGHKSGGRIVEPRWKFNQYGECGKWVSDLFPNVAKHVDDISFLHSMTADSPIHGSAMLMMNSGKILSGSPTMGSWLNYGLGSENKNLPGYVVMLDPKGGPISGAKNWTSGYMPATYQGTVLNSQGPPILDLNRPQGMNQAVQRELLDALDQTNQRHLAARADYSELSARINSYELAYNMQIHAPEAVNFAQESEATQSMYGMDKDQTKDFGSKCLLARRLVERGVRFIQVYSGGNHNDANWDAHGDLEKNHNLHAGETDQPIAALLEDLKQRGLLDTTLVVWGGEFGRQPTAEYAKGSGRDHNAYGFTMWMAGGGIKGGTSFGTTDELGAQAVENPLHVRNLHATILHQMGLDPNRLSYFFSGLDQKLVGVEPVEPIHEIIA; encoded by the coding sequence ATGTCGAACGCACGCAATTTTTGTGGACGAACCCGTCGAGAATTTGTCTGGGAAGCCGGGGCTGGTTTTGGTTCGGTCGCACTGGCTTCGATGCTCGGTGACGATGGCTTTTTCAACAATGCCGCACAGGCGGCTTCTGCTGAGAATGTGCCGAATCAGGGACCACATCATCAGCCAAAGGCGCTGAATGTCATCTTCCTGTTCATGTATGGCGGACCGAGTCATATCGATACGTTCGACTATAAACCGAAGATGAACGGGATGGACGGAAAAACGGTCGATGTTAAAACATTTGGTCGTGGTGGTCATAAAAGTGGCGGGCGAATTGTCGAGCCTCGCTGGAAGTTCAATCAATATGGGGAATGCGGCAAGTGGGTCAGTGATCTCTTTCCGAATGTCGCGAAGCATGTCGATGACATCTCGTTTCTGCATTCGATGACAGCCGACTCTCCCATTCACGGCTCTGCGATGCTGATGATGAATTCCGGAAAGATTCTCAGCGGAAGTCCGACGATGGGGTCCTGGTTGAACTATGGACTGGGGTCGGAAAACAAGAACCTGCCCGGTTATGTTGTGATGCTCGATCCCAAAGGAGGGCCGATCAGCGGTGCAAAAAACTGGACCAGTGGATACATGCCGGCGACCTATCAAGGCACAGTCCTGAACTCTCAGGGGCCGCCAATTCTCGATTTGAATCGGCCTCAGGGAATGAATCAGGCCGTTCAGCGGGAACTACTGGATGCTCTCGATCAGACCAATCAGCGGCATCTTGCTGCTCGAGCCGATTACTCGGAACTGTCTGCTCGAATCAACTCCTATGAACTCGCCTATAACATGCAGATTCACGCTCCCGAAGCGGTCAACTTTGCTCAGGAGTCCGAAGCGACCCAGTCAATGTACGGCATGGATAAAGATCAGACGAAAGACTTCGGCAGCAAATGTCTGCTCGCTCGACGACTCGTTGAACGCGGCGTCCGCTTCATTCAGGTCTACTCCGGTGGAAACCACAACGATGCCAACTGGGATGCACACGGCGACCTGGAAAAGAATCATAACCTGCATGCTGGCGAAACCGATCAACCAATAGCCGCACTTTTAGAAGACCTCAAGCAGCGTGGTCTGCTCGATACGACGCTCGTTGTCTGGGGCGGGGAATTCGGTCGCCAGCCAACGGCAGAATATGCGAAGGGTTCCGGACGCGACCACAATGCCTACGGCTTTACGATGTGGATGGCAGGCGGGGGTATCAAAGGAGGAACCTCATTTGGAACAACCGATGAACTGGGAGCCCAAGCTGTCGAGAATCCGCTGCATGTGAGAAACCTGCACGCCACGATTCTGCATCAGATGGGACTGGATCCAAATCGACTGTCCTACTTCTTCAGTGGACTCGACCAAAAACTGGTCGGCGTAGAACCAGTCGAACCAATTCATGAGATTATCGCTTAA
- a CDS encoding RNA 2'-phosphotransferase: protein MDSIVRTSKFLSLVLRHKPETVGIVLDDAGWVKISELIEASRSSGQTLDHDLLLRVVHENDKQRFAISADGESIRANQGHSVKVDLGLTPQVPPEKLYHGTVAKFLTNIQEQGLLRAERQYVHLSADTQTAQRVGMRRGKPVILVIDTQKMSSDGMSFFLSNNGVWLTPHVPAMYIVFP from the coding sequence ATGGATTCCATTGTTCGCACGAGCAAATTTTTAAGTCTCGTTCTCCGCCATAAACCAGAGACTGTCGGGATTGTTCTGGATGATGCTGGCTGGGTCAAGATTTCTGAATTGATAGAAGCAAGTCGATCTTCCGGTCAAACGCTCGATCATGACTTATTACTGCGAGTCGTACACGAAAACGATAAACAGCGTTTTGCCATCAGTGCAGATGGGGAATCGATTCGTGCCAATCAGGGTCACTCTGTCAAAGTTGATCTGGGATTAACGCCTCAGGTTCCTCCCGAAAAGCTATATCATGGGACGGTCGCAAAGTTTCTGACGAACATTCAGGAACAAGGTCTGCTGAGGGCAGAACGTCAATATGTTCATCTCTCAGCAGATACTCAGACGGCTCAACGCGTAGGAATGCGACGCGGTAAGCCGGTTATACTGGTGATCGATACCCAAAAGATGTCATCAGACGGAATGTCTTTTTTTCTTTCCAATAATGGAGTCTGGTTAACCCCACATGTACCTGCTATGTACATTGTATTTCCTTAA
- a CDS encoding type III pantothenate kinase, with product MSRILLAADVGNTRAKFALLKASQRQQLPETLSTFLWKYDVPFARADLQAFASSHAASELECFLSGSHLGHIEEIVEFWPKELPEPRVIRTSTELPIELLVDYPDKVGVDRVLNAIATCFEQPGVPAIIIDTGTATTVDVVSSAGAFLGGAILPGYELSAHALHDYTNKLPLIPLQEILGEVPAVVGKNTHAALRSGLIWGQVGAVNEVVTRIQQELAQTVVLRPTIYLTGGAADLLQAHLNFKTIARPQLTLQGLACVAEL from the coding sequence GTGTCACGAATACTTCTCGCTGCTGATGTCGGTAACACCCGCGCAAAATTCGCACTTCTGAAAGCGAGTCAACGGCAGCAACTTCCCGAAACACTCAGCACATTCCTTTGGAAGTACGATGTTCCGTTTGCACGTGCCGATCTTCAGGCATTTGCCAGCTCGCACGCTGCATCAGAACTCGAATGTTTTCTATCGGGTTCTCATCTGGGACATATTGAAGAAATCGTGGAGTTCTGGCCGAAGGAACTTCCCGAGCCACGAGTGATTCGTACTTCAACGGAATTGCCGATTGAGTTGCTTGTCGATTACCCGGACAAAGTCGGCGTTGATCGCGTTCTCAATGCGATTGCGACCTGCTTTGAACAGCCAGGCGTTCCGGCGATTATCATTGATACTGGCACTGCGACGACAGTTGATGTCGTTTCCTCGGCCGGGGCCTTTCTGGGGGGAGCGATCTTGCCTGGTTACGAACTTTCTGCCCATGCCCTGCACGATTATACAAACAAACTCCCGCTCATTCCTCTCCAGGAGATTCTGGGAGAGGTTCCAGCGGTTGTTGGGAAAAACACACATGCCGCCCTTCGCAGCGGCCTCATCTGGGGTCAGGTTGGAGCCGTCAATGAAGTCGTCACTCGTATTCAGCAGGAACTGGCACAAACAGTAGTGTTACGACCAACCATCTACCTCACAGGAGGAGCAGCGGATCTTCTACAAGCTCATTTAAACTTCAAAACGATCGCACGACCTCAGTTAACACTGCAAGGATTGGCATGTGTTGCGGAGCTATGA